The genomic interval TAACGGTAGTCTGGACGTTATCAACTTTATAATCGTATTGGTCATCGGAATCGGCCTGCACGTAGCCACCAATGTGTACAATGATATATACGACACCATCCAGGGTACCGATAAAGTGAATGTACACCGCAATGAAGCCAGTGGCGGATCAGGCGTCTTGCTCGACAATCCTGCACTTTTTGGTAAAATGTATTTTCTTGCCCGTGCCGGCCTGCTAGTGGCGCTTGCAGGAACCATTGCGCTTACATTTCTCATAAGCCGGGAATTGTGGCCATATTTATGGGGATTATTTTTGCTTTCGGCATTTTTTAGCAAGTATTATACTGCTCCTCCCATCAAGCTTGCCTATCGGGGCTTGGGCGAGTTTTTCGTTTGGCTTGCATTTGGACCAATGGCTATTCTCATTGCCACCGTAGGCCAGGGTATTGGTTTTCATCCTATGGTGCTTCTACTTATGCCCATTACAGGGCTAAGCACCTCATCCATTTTACTGGCTGGCCAATTGATTGATTTGGATGCCGACCGCGATGGCGGAAAGCATGGAGTGGCATCACGCATGGGCACCCGCTTTACATCGGTATTATATATTTTGGTGCAACTTGCCATAGTCGCCAACATTATTGCGCTTTATTTTTATTACCCCGGAAACACCTGGGCATTGCTCTTGGCTCTGATTCCCTATGTATTCATATTTCCGAAGGCAGCGGGTATCATTCTTAAACACCATGATGATGCGGATAAAATTAAAGTTGGTGCAAAATTCACCGTACTTGTTCATATAGCATTTTCCTTCCTGCTGATTGTGGGGTTTTTGATTTATTTGATTTAAAAGGTGTTTCTCAAAACGGCAAGTTGATACCCTTGTTATTTTGGGATCCGACAATGCATAAGCTTGTTGAAATTCCAAATTTTTTGTGACGCAATGTTAGAATAGATATCTCAACAAAAGAAAAAACAGAAAGGCCGTAAACGAGCCACCAAGGTTTACAATATCATTGGGCGACAATGATTCCTGGTTTATCCTGTTCTGAAAATAGAGCCGGTTCAACAACTTCCCTTCTACAAAAGTACCCAGCAAGGTATCGGCAAAACATGCCATAAATGCTGAAAATGAAAGCAATGAAATGACTTCCCAGTTCCATTCACCAAAAAATAGGTAAAAAGAGACTGAAGAAATAAAAAATGCGCCTGCCATTGCTGCCAGCGTTCCAAAAAATGAAATTCCTCCTGTGATCCCAGCTTCATGGAAACGAAAATCAGCCAGGGAAAAACTGCGTCTATTTAATAAGGGACCTATTTCACTGGCCCAGGTGTCAGCGGTAACGGCAGCCACAAAAGCAATGAAAAAGTAAATGAAAATTTCATTTTGAGTAATTAGAAACAAAGCCGAGCTGACAAGCGCCCATAAAATATTAGCCGTAACCTGCCATACATTTCTGCTGCCGGATTCTTTTTTCTTCTTCTTTAATCCCGAATGAATTTTTGTGAAAGCCACCGAAGTAATGAAAAACATCAGCACCGGCAGAAACCATTTCCATCCAATAACACCCAACAGATAAAACCCCAGCAAGAATGAAACAAAGCTTCCGATGCGGGACAGGATGCGTAATTTATACAAGAAAAAACTTCCTGCTGCCATAATTAGCAACACTCCAAAAAGGAATAAATAATCTGCTTGTTGGGTCTGGGTTAGTTTCAAAACTATTGCCAGTCCAACGGGAATTGTAAAATTATCAGAACCCCGCCATGAAGCAAGCTCAAGAATTACTGCAAGAAAGAGCAGCGTGGCCATGAAAAATATATCGGCAGTAAGATTGGAGGGCAAAAAGATGTAAAAAATGATGAGCGCTGAAAAGACGTATCCCACAATGCCATGCATGCTTTTTTTGTCATGTAGGATAATTACAATCTGATTTCCATTTTTAATCTGCCCGGCAAAATTTGCCAATGTATCCGAAACCGTAAGAACCAACAGGCTGGTTTGAAAGTAAAAAACAGGCATGTTATATAGAATCAGAAAGGACGATAAAATCCCAAGAGGATAAAAAAGTGTACCAAAGCTTTTATAAGTTGTTTTGTGAAGCAGATTAAGCTTCTTGTAGTTAAACGTCAGAAAAGAAAAAAATGATCCTGCAATAATGAGCCACAAAAGAGTTTCCCTTTGTAAAAGAAAAGTGAGAGCAACGATCATCAGACCTGTAATCAGGTGTGTTAATTTTCTGATGACCAAACTTTTGGGATAAGTCATGAAAAACTTGTCAGCGTATGAATAAGCAACAGTCATTTACTGTCATTTGTTTCAGAAGCTTAAAGTTTCCTTGCATAATCGCCTTCGGTGTCGCCGATTATCCTGAGGAACAAGCATCACAATGCAGGGCGTGAAAACTGTTCAAATTTAAAAAAGAAAGCTTTCGAGGTCGCCGGCGATCCTTTCCTGCCTGATGAAATCCACAGGAATTTTCACACCATCATTCAATTCCAGGAAGGGTTCTTCACCAAATTGCAGCTTCATGATTGCTGAAATGCTGACCAGGTGATCATGATGGACTCTTAAAAATCCATGTTCTCCCAGTTTATTCTGCCAATAACGAATGTCTTCGTTGGTTCGCAAGGAATTGGAATTGCTAAGAATTAGCAGTGACTTCCCCCGGATTGCCTCAACCCTGATGATTTCCGAAAAACTCACAAGATAATTGCTCCCTCCTGACTTTACGGTAAGCTTCTTTTGTCCGGGTATTTCCGTGATGCTATCAAGCAATAATTGCTTAGGTAAAGAATTTCCGGTAATTGCAACATCATACTGCACATGCGTACCAAGCAACTTCAGGAAATTCTCAAGCGATGGCTTGCATTTGGTATCGTCAATGATGATGATGCGTTGCATAATAGTTAAATTTTACCCTGACAGGGCTAATATTTAAAGCTTTATCAGTTTCTTTACTGAAGTACTGCCATTGGTTTGAACCCTGCAAAAATAGATGCCGGGTGGCAAAAGACTAATATCTATCTCTATTACTCCATTGTTACGCTGTGTAAGAGTTCGATCTTTATGGCATTTCATAATCTTTCCAGAAATGTCCATGATTTCAACAGTATGAACAGAAACTCTCCAGTTATCAAATATCAGCTTGACCTTTGAGTGGGTCGGGTTGGGGTACAACATGATATCAGTTACCTCGTATTCCTCAATGCTGAATGACTGTATCGGCTCAAACATGACCAGTGCTCTGGACGGGTCGTCCATGGCATCATAAATATCAAACTGTCCGACTTCTTCTTCGGTGTCATGCGACCATTCGTTATTCTGCGCCCAAATAGTATCGACAAAGGCAGCGGAGGTTTCCACATAAAGATCATAGCCACCATTGTCCTTGATAATATTATAGCCTGTACCCGGCTCCTTCAGGCTGCCCATTGGGCAGTTTCCTTTCGTCCAGATACCGTGACCGCCATTGTTCCGGATGATATTGTAATTCAACCTGATGGCGTTGGTGTCTCCATATTCCGGTTGATAATCCAGGACCATGCCGTCGCCGATGCAATACTCCACCCGGTTGCTGTCGACATACCCCGAAACACTTTGTAGGTATAGACCAAAGTGCGAATCCTCAATCTCGTTTTTATCAAATTCATTCGAAGCGATGGCCGACAGGTAAACCCCATAAGCGCCGCCGCTGATCTTGTTGCCCTTCATCCCCCCGAAAGAAGTCGATCGCACATGGATTGCGCACACCGCTAACGTATCTTCTTCAAAAGGCAAGCCGGAGGATTCAAAATACGGCAGGGTTATGGTGTTGTTTTCAAAATATCCCCCTGCTGTTGTTTTTAGCCTGATCCCGGCTACCGAGCCATCGGTGTGGATTTCATTATCCTTAATTTTGATATCCCCTGCTATTGCTTTGAAGTTTATTCCGCCATTCAGAAAAGTATTTTCTTCTATCACCGATTCGGAAAGTGCCGTATATGTAGCTGAAAGAGAACCTTGCTGAACCTGGTTTCCTGTGAAACGAAAACCGCTGTGAGCTACGGCATACATTCTGATGCCACCGCCTACCTGGTTATTCGAGATCAAATCAGGGTCCGAGGCCGTTGAAAGAATTACCAAGCTGTCTGAAATCGTGTTACCTGTGATAAAGATCGTATCACTTTTAGATACCGTTCTCACTCTCAGGCTTCCGGTTACCTGGTTGCCTTCGAGCCTTATTAAGCCGTCGGATGAAGTGCTGCAAACCCATAGTCCAGCTCCAGTTTCACAATCAATAACCTCCCTTCTGGCAGCGCATGATGCACTCTCAATGTGAATACTGTCCGTGACTATGCTGTTCTTTAACACTATCCGGCCTGTTTCGCTCACTGAGGGGGTGTTATCGTTCAGGACCTGCAGGCCGCATTCCAAGATTGAAAGTGGTGTTTGTGTATAACCGCTGTCGCTGTGCATGATGTTTTCGCACCACAGGTTCCTGATCAGCACGAGCAAGGTATCCAGTTTTGATGAGAGGATGAATCTTCCTTCCACCATTGTGGAGAAACGGCTTTCCCCTGCAATGGAGACGCATTTCTCAATGAGAATCGGATCCTCAGGATAATTACCGGGAAAAACTGAGATTGAATCGCCATTCTGGGAGAGTTGTAACCCCTCCAGGATGGTGTTGAACGGGTGCGCCATCGTCCCGTCCTCAATGCCAGTGTTGTTCGAGGCATCGACGTATATCACCTGCTGGGCGAGTGAAGTGTGAAGAGTGAACAGTAAGCAAAGAAGGAGGATTTGGGATATTTTCATAGCGTCATGTTTTTCTCTGTGATTTTGCGTCTCCGCGGTTTTGTTATTTGCCACAGAAGCACAGAGAAACAGAGGGATTACTATTTGGTATTATGTTTTTATTAATCCTTAATTTATATTTTGATGATTTTCTTTACGATTATTTGATTTTCAGGATAGATTCTCGCAAAATATATTCCCGACGGCAATTCACTCATATCAAAAATAATTTCTCCTTCTCCTCTTCTCCCTATCTCCTTTTCGAAAACCACCTTACCAAACAGATCAACTATTTCAACTTTGAGTTTTGAATTTTGGAATTTGGAATTTGCGATTTGAAATTTCCCTCGTGTAGGGTTAGGAAATACCACCACGCCTCCGCACCTCCATGCCTCCATGCCTCCCTGCTCATCAACCCCTGTCGCGATATCAACCGTCGCCACCCAGTCTTTTTC from Bacteroidales bacterium carries:
- a CDS encoding right-handed parallel beta-helix repeat-containing protein, which encodes MKISQILLLCLLFTLHTSLAQQVIYVDASNNTGIEDGTMAHPFNTILEGLQLSQNGDSISVFPGNYPEDPILIEKCVSIAGESRFSTMVEGRFILSSKLDTLLVLIRNLWCENIMHSDSGYTQTPLSILECGLQVLNDNTPSVSETGRIVLKNSIVTDSIHIESASCAARREVIDCETGAGLWVCSTSSDGLIRLEGNQVTGSLRVRTVSKSDTIFITGNTISDSLVILSTASDPDLISNNQVGGGIRMYAVAHSGFRFTGNQVQQGSLSATYTALSESVIEENTFLNGGINFKAIAGDIKIKDNEIHTDGSVAGIRLKTTAGGYFENNTITLPYFESSGLPFEEDTLAVCAIHVRSTSFGGMKGNKISGGAYGVYLSAIASNEFDKNEIEDSHFGLYLQSVSGYVDSNRVEYCIGDGMVLDYQPEYGDTNAIRLNYNIIRNNGGHGIWTKGNCPMGSLKEPGTGYNIIKDNGGYDLYVETSAAFVDTIWAQNNEWSHDTEEEVGQFDIYDAMDDPSRALVMFEPIQSFSIEEYEVTDIMLYPNPTHSKVKLIFDNWRVSVHTVEIMDISGKIMKCHKDRTLTQRNNGVIEIDISLLPPGIYFCRVQTNGSTSVKKLIKL
- a CDS encoding LytTR family transcriptional regulator DNA-binding domain-containing protein — its product is MQRIIIIDDTKCKPSLENFLKLLGTHVQYDVAITGNSLPKQLLLDSITEIPGQKKLTVKSGGSNYLVSFSEIIRVEAIRGKSLLILSNSNSLRTNEDIRYWQNKLGEHGFLRVHHDHLVSISAIMKLQFGEEPFLELNDGVKIPVDFIRQERIAGDLESFLF
- a CDS encoding DUF92 domain-containing protein, giving the protein MTYPKSLVIRKLTHLITGLMIVALTFLLQRETLLWLIIAGSFFSFLTFNYKKLNLLHKTTYKSFGTLFYPLGILSSFLILYNMPVFYFQTSLLVLTVSDTLANFAGQIKNGNQIVIILHDKKSMHGIVGYVFSALIIFYIFLPSNLTADIFFMATLLFLAVILELASWRGSDNFTIPVGLAIVLKLTQTQQADYLFLFGVLLIMAAGSFFLYKLRILSRIGSFVSFLLGFYLLGVIGWKWFLPVLMFFITSVAFTKIHSGLKKKKKESGSRNVWQVTANILWALVSSALFLITQNEIFIYFFIAFVAAVTADTWASEIGPLLNRRSFSLADFRFHEAGITGGISFFGTLAAMAGAFFISSVSFYLFFGEWNWEVISLLSFSAFMACFADTLLGTFVEGKLLNRLYFQNRINQESLSPNDIVNLGGSFTAFLFFLLLRYLF
- a CDS encoding prenyltransferase; protein product: MSTKPGIAKMVRAQFLSSIVAPIIVGTLLSVYINGSLDVINFIIVLVIGIGLHVATNVYNDIYDTIQGTDKVNVHRNEASGGSGVLLDNPALFGKMYFLARAGLLVALAGTIALTFLISRELWPYLWGLFLLSAFFSKYYTAPPIKLAYRGLGEFFVWLAFGPMAILIATVGQGIGFHPMVLLLMPITGLSTSSILLAGQLIDLDADRDGGKHGVASRMGTRFTSVLYILVQLAIVANIIALYFYYPGNTWALLLALIPYVFIFPKAAGIILKHHDDADKIKVGAKFTVLVHIAFSFLLIVGFLIYLI